Proteins from one Oryza sativa Japonica Group chromosome 12, ASM3414082v1 genomic window:
- the LOC4352635 gene encoding uncharacterized protein, whose amino-acid sequence MQPPVAKKVAARVDTMEIKSQIAKKLGAERSEHYFHSLKKFLGGQLGKEEFDKICVATMGRDNIKYHNFLIRSILSNAYLATAPPPPPPPSRQATTGNSQTSTVSVSNGAVANHGVMAGVMRGPALATREARFERPSPLGKSPLGHQGTGEFVSAGSKAPLEVVSVEDGEEVNQAGGSPVYAQSRSPIRAPLGVSFGDPKAQNSRPSIPHPSLICYKNGELPEAQRLLKLLENKLQAEGLSLTQECADVLNSGLNAYLSRLLKSCMGVAKSRGKRVMMNYPNVTTVAVINGVQYQRSTGSADYSYQASLLDLETAVVCNPQLLGGNSSRVRDKISAHLLNG is encoded by the coding sequence ATGCAGCCGCCGGTGGCGAAGAAGGTGGCTGCTCGCGTGGACACGATGGAGATCAAGTCGCAGATTGCGAAGAAGCTGGGCGCCGAGCGCTCCGAGCACTACTTCCATagcctgaagaagttcctgggTGGGCAGCTTGGGAAGGAGGAGTTCGACAAGATCTGCGTGGCTACAATGGGGAGGGATAACATCAAGTATCACAATTTTCTCATCAGGTCGATCCTCAGCAATGCCTACTTGGCGaccgcgccgcccccgcctccgccgccgagcagGCAGGCAACCACCGGGAACTCGCAGACGAGCACCGTGTCCGTGTCCAACGGGGCCGTGGCCAACCATGGCGTGATGGCGGGTGTGATGAGAGGGCCGGCGTTGGCTACCCGGGAGGCGAGGTTCGAGAGGCCGAGCCCGCTCGGGAAGTCGCCGCTTGGTCATCAGGGCACCGGGGAGTTTGTGTCGGCTGGGAGCAAGGCGCCGTTGGAGGTTGTGTCTGTGGAGGATGGCGAGGAGGTTAACCAGGCCGGGGGCAGTCCAGTGTATGCGCAGAGCAGAAGCCCGATTAGGGCTCCTTTGGGTGTTTCGTTTGGAGATCCGAAGGCTCAGAATTCTCGGCCTTCGATTCCTCATCCTTCGTTGATATGCTACAAAAATGGTGAATTGCCAGAAGCTCAGCGCTTGTTGAAGCTACTTGAGAATAAGCTGCAAGCTGAAGGTCTTAGCTTGACTCAGGAGTGTGCTGATGTGCTCAACTCTGGGCTGAATGCATACTTAAGTCGGCTGCTGAAGTCTTGTATGGGCGTGGCGAAATCAAGGGGAAAGAGAGTGATGATGAACTATCCAAATGTGACTACTGTTGCTGTTATAAATGGCGTGCAGTATCAACGCTCTACAGGTTCAGCTGACTATTCCTACCAAGCTTCATTGCTAGATCTTGAGACAGCTGTAGTGTGTAATCCCCAGTTACTGGGAGGTAACTCCTCTCGGGTACGTGACAAGATTTCTGCTCATCTGTTAAACGGATGA
- the LOC4352633 gene encoding TATA-binding protein 2-like, which produces MAAAEAAAEAAAALEGSEPVDLVKHPSGIIPTLQNIVSTVNLDCKLDLKAIALQARNAEYNPKRFAAVIMRIREPKTTALIFASGKMVCTGAKSEQQSKLAARKYARIIQKLGFAAKFKDFKIQNIVGSCDVKFPIRLEGLAYSHGAFSSYEPELFPGLIYRMKQPKIVLLIFVSGKIVLTGAKVRDETYTAFENIYPVLTEFRKVQQ; this is translated from the exons atggcggcggcggaggcggcggcggaggcggcggcggcgctggagggGAGCGAGCCCGTGGACCTGGTCAAGCACCCCTCCGGCATCATCCCCACGCTCCA AAACATCGTGTCGACGGTCAATTTGGATTGCAAATTAGACCTCAAAGCTATAGCTTTGCAAGCACGCAATGCAGAATATAATCCAAAG CGTTTTGCTGCAGTTATCATGAGAATAAGAGAACCGAAAACTACAGCTCTGATATTTGCATCGGGTAAAATG GTATGTACTGGGGCAAAGAGCGAACAACAATCAAAGCTTGCAGCAAGAAAG TATGCTCGTATTATCCAAAAGCTTGGCTTTGCTGCTAAGTTTAAG GACTTCAAGATTCAGAACATTGTTGGTTCTTGTGATGTTAAATTTCCAATCAGGCTGGAGGGACTTGCATATTCTCATGGTGCTTTCTCAAGT TATGAGCCTGAACTCTTTCCTGGTCTGATATATCGGATGAAGCAACCGAAGATTGTTcttctgatttttgtttcaggcaAGATTGTTTTGACCGGAGCAAAG GTGAGGGATGAGACGTATACCGCCTTTGAGAACATATACCCTGTGCTAACAGAGTTCAGAAAAGTCCAGCAATG A
- the LOC4352634 gene encoding probable polyamine transporter At3g19553, with the protein MTGACEAAPARRRGLTVLPLVALIFYDVSGGPFGIEDSVRAGGGALLPILGFLVLPVLWSLPEALVTAELASAFPTNAGYVAWVSAAFGPAAAFLVGFSKWASGTLDNALYPVLFLDYLRSGGGLVLSPPARSLAVLALTAALTYLNFRGLHLVGLSALALTAFSLSPFVALAVLAAPKIRPSRWLAVNVAAVEPRAYFNSMFWNLNYWDKASTLAGEVEEPRKTFPKAVFGAVGLVVGAYLIPLLAGTGALPSETAGEWTDGFFSVVGDRIGGPWLRVWIQAAAAMSNMGLFEAEMSGDSFQLLGMAEMGMIPAIFARRSRHGTPTYSILCSATGVVILSFMSFQEIVEFLNFLYGLGMLAVFAAFVKLRVKDPDLPRPYRIPVGAAGAAAMCVPPVVLITTVMCLASARTLVVSAAVAVAGVAMYYGVEHMKATGCVEFLTPVPPDSLRGSSSSSSSSAASDNGGDDDVEDVCALLLAAGEHAGEGVSVSKENY; encoded by the coding sequence atGACCGGAGCCtgcgaggcggcgccggcgcggcggcgggggctgaCGGTGCTCCCCCTCGTCGCGCTCATCTTCTACGACGTGTCGGGGGGCCCCTTCGGCATCGAGGACTCggtccgcgccggcggcggcgcgctcctcCCGATCCTGGGGTTCCTCGTCCTCCCCGTGCTCTGGTCCCTCCCCGAGGCGctcgtcaccgccgagctcgccTCCGCGTTCCCCACCAACGCCGGCTACGTCGCCTGGGTCTCCGCCGCGTTCGGCCCCGCCGCGGCGTTCCTCGTCGGGTTCTCCAAGTGGGCGTCGGGGACGCTCGACAACGCGCTCTACCCGGTGCTCTTCCTCGACTACCTCCGCTCCGGCGGGGGGCTCGTGCTCTCCCCGCCGGCCCGCTCCCTCGCCGTGCTCGCGCTCACCGCCGCGCTCACCTACCTCAACTTCCGGGGGCTCCACCTCGTCGGCCTCTCCGCGCTGGCGCTCACCGCGTTCTCGCTCTCCCCGTTCGTCGcgctcgccgtgctcgccgcccCCAAGATCCGCCCGTCGCGGTGGCTCGCCGTGAACGTGGCCGCCGTTGAGCCGCGCGCCTACTTCAACTCCATGTTCTGGAACCTCAACTACTGGGACAAGGCGAGCACGCTtgccggcgaggtggaggagccGAGGAAGACGTTCCCGAAGGCGGTGTTCGGCGCGGTGGGGCTCGTCGTGGGCGCGTACCTCATCCCGCTCCTCGCCGGGACGGGCGCGCTGCCGTCGGAGACGGCGGGGGAGTGGACGGACGGGTTCTTCTCCGTGGTCGGCGACCGGATCGGCGGGCCGTGGCTGCGCGTGTGGATCCAGGCCGCCGCGGCCATGTCCAACATGGGGCTCTTCGAGGCCGAGATGAGCGGCGACTCGTTCCAGCTCCTCGGCATGGCGGAGATGGGCATGATCCCGGCGATCTTCGCGCGCAGGTCGCGCCACGGCACGCCGACGTACAGCATCCTCTGCTCGGCCACCGGCGTCgtcatcctctccttcatgagCTTCCAGGAGATCGTCGAGTTCCTCAACTTCCTCTACGGCCTCGGGATGCTCGCCGTGTTCGCCGCCTTCGTCAAGCTCCGCGTCAAGGACCCCGACCTCCCCCGCCCGTACCGGATCCCCGtcggcgccgcgggcgccgccgccatgtgcGTCCCGCCCGTCGTCCTCATCACCACCGTCATgtgcctcgcctccgccaggaCGCTCGTCGtcagcgccgccgtggccgtcgccggcgtcgccatGTACTACGGCGTCGAGCACATGAAGGCCACCGGCTGCGTCGAGTTCTTGACGCCGGTGCCGCCTGACAGCCTCCgtggatcatcatcatcatcatcctcatcgGCAGCgtccgacaacggcggcgacgacgacgtcgaggacgtctgcgccctcctcctcgccgccggcgagcacgccGGAGAAGGCGTCAGTGTCAGCAAGGAGAATTATTAG